The genomic segment tcccagcaatctggaattggagtagatgagagctccacccagaggtagggcatccgaacggatcaggcaggtccggaggatcaggatctctagtatctccataaaatcgtgtgtggctcgacagaaggagagagggagagaagagattattaggactgtgcttagcataacagaaagtctagtcatggtaggcttgagtaaacaaatacgttttaagcctagacttaaacactgagactgtgtctgagtcctgaacattAATTGGAAGGttattccataactgtggggctctataagagaaagctcttccccctacTGTAGCCTTTGCTATTCAAGGTACTGtaaaatagcctgcatcttttgatctaagtaggcgtagtggatcatagaaaaccaaaaggtcacttagATAGTGTGGCGCAAAACCGTTTAGTGATTTacaagttaataatagtattttataattaatgcgtgatttcactgggagccaatgcagtgtggataagatcggggtgatgtggtcgtatcttctggttctagttaggactctaccAGCTGCATTGTGGACTAACTGGAGATTCTTTAtgctactggaacatccagacagtatggcattacaataatctggcctagaggtaacaaaagcatgaactaaaatTTCTGCATTATGTAGTGACAATgcatttcttatcttagaaatatttctgagatgaaagaaggctatcctagtaatattatctacatgagcgtcaaatgatagactggagtcaataatcacaccaaggtcttttactgctgtatatgacaaaacagaaagtccatccagagttacaatgagatcagaaagcttacttctagctacacatggtcctagtacttctgtcttatcagaattaagtcagaggaagttaataagcatccaacgtctaatgtcttttacacattcctcaactttattaagctgctgtcagTCATCTGGCTTTGTTGAAACATATAGAACTagtcacagttcttctggagactttgactgtcgcacttgcttcttatttttgcagcaaaacccagcagccttcattgtgttttttgtctgaaaagtggtctcttactcaatatgctgctttctttactgacatacaaacatttttttctgtaacatttaattttgtgctggaaaactaatgtttgggaatcaaatgtttttgtactgactcgataatgtagaagtcataaaataaaaatctataacaaagtttgtactaaaaaatagggtgcctaagctCTTTGCACAGTAATATATGTGTACAATAATTTTCTGGCTATGTATTGGTgccatagagctttttattcctgaacctCCCACCGACAGAACTTAACAGGTTGCTTGTTTTTGAGGTGCAGTTTGGGTTAAACTATTTCAATTCAAGTAATCAGTTAAACAGGCTAATAACCTTAAAAATTCAAGAATCAATATAAAAACTTCAGGTTATGATTTTCACCAGTGTAACAAAAAAGACAAGTAAAAGACCCCCTGACTACTTTAAGAACCAGTGTTCTATACCACCAGTTTTTCACAATCTAGCAATATTTATCCTAGACCCCCCTTTCCCTGTTATTTCCTCTTCACAGTCTTTCCCTGCTCAAGTACACCAGACTCATGCCTTTTACAAGTAAATcacatgttcatttattttttggctgTGGTCTCCAATAAACAGGGGTCCGGTGGGGTTGCTGTTGATCTCTAACAATCGAAGTTGTTATACTTGTTTAATTATTATAGATAAAAACCTATGTGACTGAGCAACTTAAAGCTCAATACCTTGGGGGACCTATACAATATTATGCAGTTAATTGGTGTATATTTGACTAATATATTGGATTAtatctataaaataaatctgagctctgatttttaaaaaaatttttaagagAAGGTTTGCATGGAAATGGGAAAGAATCTGTGAACCTTATCTTACCCAAGCCCCCCAATATGGTCcaaatttgaatgaattattgtaattatttattcatatagtaCTACATTACAAAATATTACACAGTTAGTTACAGCCATATCAAATATACAATGTACAACAAAACCACAGAACCTTCAAAGATTATGGTCCTGAAAATCATCACAATGAACAACTCAATCTGTAGCATCCCAGTTCCACatgtacacacagagagagaaagaaaaaacccagtTTTAACAAGGACCACATATTGTCCTTCATGTTCTTCTATTCTTCATCAACCTCTTCGTCAGGACAGCAATAATAttcaacaaaacaaatctgTCCATCATCATTCCGTACAAGATACTGTAATGAGAGGAAACCTCGAGTATCTGTTCTCACTGACACCTTGCAGGACAGAGCCAGTGCCTTAGTGGAGGGTTTTAGTAGTGACATCTTGTACCTGTAAGAGCAGTAAGAGAACAGACAAAACTCATAATCCAGGGATTAGATTAGATACATGATAGTCTAGTAGAGCCTTCAGTAGGCGACTCACTTACATTGTATCcacagaacaacaacaagaaaacaaaacaaaacatactgtaCCTGGACAATATGAAGCTGATAAACAGTAAATGGTATCAGTAAATCAAATTTCCCAATGACATTTAAAACCCTACTGCCAAGTGTCCTGGCTGTACCTCTGTGTACAACCTGCACAACTTGGTTTATACTCTTAAAGTGCCTTTGCAACACCATCACTGTGTCTGAAATCGCTCCCTCACTCACTAATTCatcatttcttatttcttattcacTCTCTTGTTCACATCTCTTCCCCACGGCCGTCCAcctgatgtaaaagaaaacttgATACATCAGGccagaccaccttcttccattgcgccatggtccagttctgatgctcacatgtcTATTGTAGGtactttcagtggtggacaggggtcagcaggggcactctgaccggtctgtggctacgcaaccccatacacagcaagctatGATGCcctttctatcataaccagcattaaatttttcagcaatttgtgctacaataGCTAtactgtgggattggaccagatgggctagccttcctTCCCCACGTACATCAATCacccttgggtgcccatgactctgtcgccggttcaccggttgtgcttccttggatcacttttggtaggtactaacaactgcataccgggaacaccccaaaGTCCTGCTGTTtcagagatgctctgacccagtcgtctagccatcacaatttggcccttgtcaaagtcgctcagatctgTACACGTGCCcacttttcctgcttccaacacatcaactttgagaactgagtgttcacttgctgcctaatatatcccaccactTGACAGGTGCTtgacaagataatcaatgttattcacttcacctgtcagtgattttaatgttatggcgaATCAGTGTAAATTTGGAGAGTTTATACAACAATACAAAATGGCTGCATTTTAATAGCCCACAATATGGTGGACTAGGGAATGACAAAAGACAGGTCATCTTTTACCTGTTGGTCTGTGTCGTCATGCACTGGAACAGTTCCATCATGTCAGAGTCTTTAGGGTAGTCATAATGAGCATTTCCTGAATTTCCAAATGTAGACAGCCTGTGGGGAAAGTAGAAGTTATCTTTGAGGGATATTAACATCAGCATAAATCTTAATATTAATACTTTAGCAAAATATCTCTAATATACAATATGAGTGCACTTTATAGCAACATTTAAAGACATTTAGTGTGTAAGGTTTAATTTGATCACAAATGGTAAAATTGTGTACATTAAGTTAGTAATAGTCAAAATTATACCagtcaaattttttttgcatctccCTTTGAACGTGATTTAAATATTCTCAGATAATCTGCGTGCAGTAGTAAAGACAAAGGGTGGTCATACAACTTCACCATATCCTCTGAGCAATTTTTGGATCCTCTCAGCTGTAAtttctccaggaacagggtttcATGATAAATATCTCTTTATCATCCATCTAGGCTCATTTgaccttttatatatttaaatcattctctccctctcagtgTTGAACAAAAATCTTATTTATCAATATATCTGCACCTGAAATAGGGATGACTTGGCGACATTGTTAGCTGCAGGATCTCGCTGGTCAAGTCCAGCTCTGAAAATGCCTCTTTCAAGCTGTCTGATTGAAGGATCACCTTGTTGGTGACATTGTTGCTGCAGAAATCGAAATCTAAAGGCTCCTCTGGCTCCTGGGTGTTAATCTTGCAAACGGTTACCACTCCTCCttcctccaggaacagggttaaTGGGTAGCCATAGCCATTGTAACACATTCTCAGAGCTGTGCTCACTCCTTAATGAGAAAAGACGAATAGATGAGGTGAACTAACCACAGAGATGCACCCTTTATACATCAGTGTCAGATCCTATAGATGTTTTACTTACGTAATTATTGATCTATGATTAtctatattattatagttaCAATCTGCACTACATGCCTGGCACTGTGCTTCCTCCGAAGATGGTGAGGCAATCCAGCAGCACTGTGAGGTTCACCTGAAACCCAATGACATCCTCCTTCAGGGTGAACTCTTGAAAGATCTCCgcctacagaaacaaacacacttcCTATTACACAAACCAATGACTCAGAGTTGACAGTATTTTCAAATGATCTACCCCGAGCACCAACCTGAATGAAAGCATTTGcttgaagacatttggactCTTCTACGGTAACTTTTAGTCCGTTTTGTGTTACATGAAATATCGCATAGTCTTTGAAGGATATCGCTTTCAGGATGTTGGAAAGGTTCCTCACATTATCCAGACTAGCTACCAGAACATACTCATCATTTCCTAATTGGGACTGAGTTGACAGAGGCATCCTTCTCAACGATCAAGCATCTACAAGCATAACAAACAAGAGAATGTAGTTCAGTATATAAAGTCATACACCCTTAAGGAGAAAAGTTTTATTTCAAATCTGCACAATATTTAGGTCATGAAAGTCAGCCTAG from the Ictalurus furcatus strain D&B chromosome 17, Billie_1.0, whole genome shotgun sequence genome contains:
- the rad1 gene encoding cell cycle checkpoint protein RAD1 yields the protein MPLSTQSQLGNDEYVLVASLDNVRNLSNILKAISFKDYAIFHVTQNGLKVTVEESKCLQANAFIQAEIFQEFTLKEDVIGFQVNLTVLLDCLTIFGGSTVPGVSTALRMCYNGYGYPLTLFLEEGGVVTVCKINTQEPEEPLDFDFCSNNVTNKVILQSDSLKEAFSELDLTSEILQLTMSPSHPYFRLSTFGNSGNAHYDYPKDSDMMELFQCMTTQTNRYKMSLLKPSTKALALSCKVSVRTDTRGFLSLQYLVRNDDGQICFVEYYCCPDEEVDEE